In one Sphingobacterium daejeonense genomic region, the following are encoded:
- a CDS encoding DUF1801 domain-containing protein encodes MAKLKTQFTAVDVEEFINNLDNEQKKKDSFELIELMEKATGEKAKMFGPTIIGFGQYHYKYASGHEGDAPLLGFSPRKAAISLYVTTGCDDQKQYLEGLGKYKMAKACIYIKKLDDINIEVLNKIMKESIEFVSNKYERINPK; translated from the coding sequence ATGGCCAAGCTAAAAACCCAATTCACCGCAGTGGATGTTGAAGAATTCATCAACAACCTGGACAATGAACAAAAGAAAAAAGATTCCTTTGAATTAATAGAATTGATGGAAAAAGCAACTGGCGAAAAAGCCAAGATGTTTGGTCCTACAATTATAGGTTTTGGTCAGTATCATTATAAGTATGCAAGTGGACACGAGGGTGATGCGCCCCTGCTAGGGTTCTCACCCCGCAAGGCGGCCATTTCTTTGTATGTCACAACCGGTTGTGATGACCAAAAACAATATCTAGAAGGATTGGGAAAATATAAAATGGCAAAAGCTTGCATTTATATTAAAAAACTAGATGATATAAATATTGAAGTTCTTAATAAGATCATGAAAGAATCAATTGAGTTCGTTTCAAATAAATACGAAAGAATTAATCCTAAATAA
- a CDS encoding SRPBCC domain-containing protein: protein MKTIYFTTTIEADPRKVYDLMLGHDTYREWTKPFSPTSGIKGNWEEGSKMFFTSTDQDGLEAGMISMVDKNIPAEIVIIRHIGMFNHIGELYEGEMIDNWKNALEVYRFKKIDGETELICSVEVSADEDANMFDESWPEALRLLKEICEK from the coding sequence ATGAAAACAATATATTTTACAACAACAATCGAAGCTGATCCACGAAAAGTTTATGACTTAATGTTAGGTCATGATACATATAGAGAATGGACTAAACCATTTAGCCCTACTTCTGGTATCAAAGGAAATTGGGAAGAAGGTTCAAAAATGTTCTTTACCTCAACCGACCAAGATGGTCTTGAAGCAGGTATGATTTCTATGGTTGACAAAAATATTCCAGCAGAAATAGTTATTATCAGGCATATTGGAATGTTTAATCATATTGGTGAGCTGTATGAAGGTGAAATGATAGATAATTGGAAAAACGCCCTCGAAGTATACCGGTTTAAAAAAATAGATGGAGAAACAGAATTGATCTGCTCTGTGGAGGTTTCCGCTGATGAAGATGCAAATATGTTTGATGAATCTTGGCCCGAAGCTTTACGTCTATTAAAAGAAATCTGCGAAAAATAA
- a CDS encoding VOC family protein, producing MSEKKYKVGQIVWADLTTNQADSLKEFYKDVLGWKEFPVAMKDGEELYNDYAMLIDEKEPAGGICNQRGVNADIPPQWIMYVCVEDVDATLKTAMEKGGKLIHESKKPDGTLNYVIVQDPAGAVFGFGKFQ from the coding sequence ATGTCTGAAAAAAAATATAAAGTTGGACAGATCGTTTGGGCTGACCTCACGACTAATCAAGCAGATTCCCTAAAAGAGTTCTATAAAGATGTGCTAGGCTGGAAAGAATTTCCTGTAGCAATGAAGGATGGTGAAGAATTATATAATGATTATGCCATGCTGATCGATGAGAAAGAACCCGCTGGTGGAATTTGCAATCAACGTGGCGTAAATGCTGACATACCGCCACAATGGATTATGTATGTATGTGTAGAAGATGTAGATGCCACTTTGAAAACAGCAATGGAAAAAGGTGGAAAATTAATCCATGAAAGCAAAAAACCAGACGGAACTCTAAATTATGTCATTGTCCAAGATCCTGCAGGAGCAGTATTTGGATTCGGAAAATTTCAATAA
- a CDS encoding SRPBCC family protein: MEKKRIHIESLINAPLDLVWDTYNNPEDIKQWNHASDDLHCPSSQNDLRVGGKFNNKMAAKDGSFEFDFEGTYTEVTPKNSISYVLGDNRTTDMKFQDENGKTKVLIDFDAEETNPEEMQREGWQSILDNFKKHVESKA; encoded by the coding sequence ATGGAAAAGAAAAGAATCCACATCGAATCCCTGATCAATGCACCTTTGGACCTTGTTTGGGATACCTATAATAATCCCGAAGATATTAAACAATGGAACCACGCATCAGATGACTTGCACTGCCCCTCTTCACAGAATGATTTGCGTGTGGGTGGAAAGTTCAACAACAAAATGGCAGCTAAAGATGGTAGTTTTGAATTTGATTTCGAAGGAACTTATACAGAGGTAACTCCAAAAAACAGTATTTCTTATGTCCTTGGCGATAACAGAACAACTGACATGAAATTTCAAGACGAAAATGGAAAGACAAAGGTTCTGATTGATTTTGACGCTGAAGAAACTAATCCGGAAGAAATGCAACGGGAAGGATGGCAATCTATATTAGACAATTTCAAAAAACATGTAGAGAGCAAAGCTTAA
- a CDS encoding SRPBCC domain-containing protein: MNDFLTARASIEILKPIEEVFEAIIDPDKMSNYFIEKSSGRLEEGVTVEWKFPEFDDIFPVKGIDIRPYEYISFDWSGGAEGMKVEVFLEAYKDIFTVVRIKESFMPMNDEGIQQAIGQTEGWSNFLACLKASLEYGINLRKGAFDFMRPQN, from the coding sequence ATGAATGATTTTTTAACAGCCAGGGCATCCATAGAGATTTTAAAACCTATTGAGGAGGTTTTTGAGGCAATCATAGATCCAGATAAAATGAGTAATTATTTTATTGAGAAATCTTCAGGTAGGCTTGAAGAAGGGGTAACAGTGGAGTGGAAATTTCCGGAATTTGATGATATATTTCCAGTCAAGGGAATTGATATTCGCCCTTATGAATATATTTCCTTTGATTGGAGTGGTGGTGCAGAAGGCATGAAAGTGGAGGTTTTCTTGGAAGCCTATAAAGATATATTTACAGTGGTCCGTATTAAAGAGAGCTTTATGCCTATGAATGATGAAGGAATTCAACAAGCTATTGGTCAGACTGAAGGGTGGTCAAACTTCTTGGCGTGCCTAAAAGCAAGTTTGGAATATGGTATTAACCTACGAAAAGGTGCTTTTGATTTTATGAGACCCCAAAATTAA
- a CDS encoding DUF1801 domain-containing protein: MSDFTNIAEYIEEFEGKQKEYLRDVYSIIKQAAPQDSKETINYKMPTFRYNGNLIHFAMFKNHLGLYPGTAAINHFEPELKSFKTSKGAVQFPLDSPLPEKLISDIVRFNAELLKEKKYPSWEHKNSKWDECQEFMSDLMSRTKTPLKKEIKWGTDVYTFNGKNIIGWGGFKEFFSLWFYNGVFLEDKLNVLVTASEGKTKSLRQWRFTDVRDMKEKDILAYIEESVQTVRDGKEIKPTKTPAKEVSGILKEYLDKDKKIS, from the coding sequence ATGAGCGATTTCACTAATATTGCTGAATATATAGAAGAGTTTGAAGGTAAACAAAAGGAATACCTTCGTGATGTATATTCTATTATCAAGCAGGCGGCACCACAAGATTCTAAGGAGACTATCAATTATAAGATGCCTACTTTTCGTTATAATGGCAACTTGATTCACTTTGCTATGTTCAAGAACCATTTGGGTTTATATCCCGGTACTGCAGCAATCAACCATTTTGAACCTGAATTGAAGTCATTCAAAACTTCAAAAGGGGCTGTTCAATTTCCGTTGGATTCACCACTTCCTGAAAAGTTAATCTCTGATATCGTAAGGTTTAATGCAGAGCTCTTGAAGGAAAAGAAATATCCGAGTTGGGAACATAAAAACTCAAAATGGGATGAGTGTCAAGAATTCATGAGTGATTTGATGTCTAGGACTAAAACTCCATTAAAAAAAGAGATCAAATGGGGCACTGATGTTTACACTTTCAATGGTAAAAATATAATCGGATGGGGAGGGTTTAAAGAGTTCTTTTCATTATGGTTTTATAATGGTGTATTTCTGGAGGATAAATTAAATGTTTTAGTAACAGCATCGGAAGGAAAAACCAAATCATTGCGGCAGTGGAGGTTTACCGATGTGAGGGATATGAAAGAAAAGGATATCCTAGCCTATATTGAGGAATCTGTACAAACGGTTAGAGATGGAAAAGAAATTAAACCAACAAAAACTCCAGCAAAAGAGGTAAGTGGGATACTTAAAGAGTATTTGGACAAGGATAAAAAAATTTCATGA
- a CDS encoding YdeI/OmpD-associated family protein: MGYLKSIWTRIKKFHESYYQLTPGKQKEYAEYIEEAKQEKTKISRVEKIISLVLAGKGLHDKYKK; encoded by the coding sequence GTGGGATACTTAAAGAGTATTTGGACAAGGATAAAAAAATTTCATGAATCTTATTACCAACTTACTCCCGGAAAGCAGAAGGAATATGCGGAATATATTGAGGAAGCAAAGCAGGAAAAAACAAAAATTTCAAGGGTTGAAAAAATAATTTCTTTGGTCCTTGCAGGGAAAGGATTGCATGACAAATACAAAAAGTAA
- a CDS encoding aldo/keto reductase yields the protein MDRRNFITQSILLGGGLAVGNSKLPTDLIGNTKTMSKTTQTNKFRPKTMSGFGGVAIGNGFNVDHGDIAAHEALDQAWNSGVRYFDTSPWYGLGISERRMGLYLKDKLKDEYTISTKIGRLLVPHDNYKQKGLMWGGQMNASYTYDYSAEGARKSVEDSLQRLGIGSLDIVFVHDLSPDNGDMGKDWLQYFETAKNGAFKELTKMREEGLIKGWGLGVNTIEPILKTIEVADPDIFLSACQYSLIKYEDDLKQVFPKIAEKGMSIVVGAPLCAGFLAGRPRYLYGKDIPAFAAEKLEKLERVAANHQVDLRTAALQFSAAPDVVSAVIPGASSGEQAKENAASFDAKVPKGFWDELKSEKLIIEAAPVPNA from the coding sequence ATGGATAGAAGGAATTTTATTACGCAAAGTATATTATTAGGAGGAGGTTTGGCTGTTGGAAACAGCAAATTACCGACTGATTTGATTGGAAATACAAAAACTATGAGTAAAACAACACAAACGAATAAATTTCGTCCAAAAACCATGAGTGGATTTGGAGGAGTAGCCATTGGAAACGGATTTAATGTAGATCATGGGGATATTGCTGCACATGAAGCATTGGACCAAGCATGGAATTCTGGGGTTAGATATTTTGATACTTCGCCTTGGTATGGCCTTGGCATCAGTGAGCGTAGAATGGGTCTGTATTTAAAAGATAAGTTGAAGGATGAGTATACCATTTCCACAAAAATTGGGAGATTATTGGTTCCTCATGATAATTATAAGCAGAAAGGATTGATGTGGGGCGGACAGATGAATGCTTCATATACCTATGATTATTCTGCTGAAGGAGCTAGGAAATCAGTAGAGGATAGTTTGCAACGCTTGGGCATTGGTTCATTGGATATTGTTTTTGTCCATGACCTTTCACCCGATAATGGTGATATGGGAAAGGATTGGTTACAATATTTTGAGACTGCGAAAAACGGAGCATTCAAGGAGTTGACCAAAATGAGGGAAGAAGGATTGATCAAAGGTTGGGGATTGGGAGTTAATACGATAGAGCCGATCTTAAAGACCATTGAGGTTGCAGATCCCGATATTTTTCTCTCGGCATGCCAATATTCATTGATCAAATATGAAGACGATTTAAAGCAAGTATTTCCTAAAATAGCCGAAAAAGGGATGTCTATTGTTGTGGGAGCGCCATTGTGTGCAGGATTTTTAGCGGGTCGTCCTAGATATTTATATGGGAAAGATATCCCGGCATTTGCGGCTGAGAAATTAGAAAAGTTAGAAAGAGTTGCAGCGAATCATCAGGTTGATTTGCGGACTGCGGCCCTTCAATTCTCTGCGGCACCTGATGTAGTATCAGCAGTTATTCCTGGTGCGAGTTCAGGAGAACAGGCTAAAGAAAATGCGGCATCATTTGATGCGAAGGTGCCGAAAGGATTTTGGGATGAACTGAAAAGTGAAAAATTGATCATTGAGGCAGCTCCCGTTCCAAATGCTTAA
- a CDS encoding NAD(P)-dependent oxidoreductase, with amino-acid sequence MEYKDKIGFIGLGNMGKPMAKNLEQAGVPLYVYNRTPEKMNDFSVKSIPCNDIYSLVKECDIIFTMLTNDDAVHAVYETILSMDIAGKLFVDMSTISQDASKAISETTKLKGASFIDAPVAGSTQPAKDGTLIFMVGGDEADEKKVLPYLEIMGKEVKYMGANGQGCQCEIMY; translated from the coding sequence ATGGAATATAAAGATAAAATCGGGTTTATAGGTCTTGGAAACATGGGTAAACCAATGGCCAAGAATTTGGAACAAGCAGGGGTACCTTTGTATGTTTATAACAGGACTCCTGAAAAGATGAATGATTTCTCTGTAAAGAGTATCCCTTGTAATGATATTTATTCACTTGTAAAGGAGTGCGATATTATTTTCACGATGTTGACCAATGATGATGCTGTACATGCTGTTTATGAAACCATTCTGTCCATGGACATTGCTGGTAAATTGTTTGTGGATATGAGTACCATTTCACAAGATGCCTCCAAAGCCATTTCAGAAACCACTAAATTGAAAGGAGCAAGTTTTATCGATGCGCCTGTTGCCGGAAGTACGCAGCCGGCAAAGGATGGGACCTTAATATTTATGGTCGGCGGTGATGAAGCGGATGAGAAGAAAGTTTTGCCTTATTTGGAAATCATGGGCAAGGAGGTAAAATATATGGGTGCAAATGGTCAGGGGTGTCAATGCGAAATTATGTATTAA
- a CDS encoding NAD-binding protein, which translates to MAETVLFAEKMGISRENMMSIINESASGSGASKVKTSMIIKDEYPAAFSIDLMLKDVKLAVEAGAKYPLTDSVLKTYQGAKDAGFATYDVMSVIPFMEDKKPN; encoded by the coding sequence ATGGCCGAGACGGTTTTGTTTGCTGAAAAGATGGGGATTTCTCGTGAAAACATGATGAGCATAATAAATGAAAGTGCAAGTGGAAGTGGAGCTTCCAAAGTAAAGACATCTATGATCATCAAGGATGAATATCCGGCTGCATTTTCAATCGATTTGATGTTGAAAGATGTGAAACTAGCTGTTGAGGCAGGTGCGAAATACCCATTGACAGATAGTGTTTTAAAAACTTATCAGGGAGCTAAAGATGCAGGTTTTGCTACTTATGACGTAATGAGTGTTATTCCATTTATGGAAGATAAAAAACCTAATTAA
- a CDS encoding alpha/beta fold hydrolase, with translation MRKIYYILIILLSCSTIYAQDGRSVLDINLSNYTYPYPVDSIDLTPNQQQDLKMFYMDVKPSSNSNGKTIVLLHGKNFNGAYWKTTIEALTKNGYRVVVPDQIGFGKSSKPDSYQYSFQQLAYNTDQVIKHLGIDKFSLLGHSMGGMLATRYTLMYPEKVEKLILENPIGLEDWKLYAPYITIDESYQTELKANYESTKAYQLKFYYDNKWKPEYDEWVYLLTGWVKDSNYKKVAWNNALTTDMVFTQPVVYEFQDLDLPTLLIIGTRDRTAIGKDRVKDPEIQNKMGQYQILGKETQKKIKGSELVELDNVGHLPHIEVFERFIQPLLKFLAK, from the coding sequence ATGAGAAAGATTTATTATATCCTTATTATCTTATTAAGTTGTTCCACCATTTATGCTCAAGATGGCCGATCTGTTTTAGATATTAATCTTTCTAATTATACCTATCCTTATCCTGTAGATTCGATTGATCTTACGCCCAATCAGCAACAAGATCTGAAGATGTTTTACATGGATGTAAAGCCGAGCAGTAATTCCAATGGCAAAACCATAGTATTATTGCATGGGAAAAATTTTAATGGTGCATACTGGAAGACAACCATTGAGGCATTAACAAAAAATGGTTACCGAGTAGTGGTTCCGGATCAAATCGGTTTCGGAAAGTCTTCAAAACCTGATTCTTATCAGTATAGTTTTCAGCAATTGGCATACAATACTGATCAGGTCATCAAGCATTTGGGCATAGATAAATTTTCACTATTAGGTCATTCCATGGGTGGTATGTTGGCAACTAGGTATACGCTTATGTATCCGGAGAAGGTGGAGAAATTGATCCTTGAAAACCCTATTGGTTTAGAGGATTGGAAGTTATATGCTCCATACATTACAATAGATGAAAGCTATCAGACTGAATTAAAGGCTAATTACGAAAGTACAAAAGCTTATCAATTGAAATTCTATTACGATAATAAGTGGAAGCCAGAATACGATGAATGGGTTTATTTATTAACGGGCTGGGTGAAAGACTCTAATTATAAAAAGGTAGCCTGGAACAATGCTTTGACTACCGACATGGTTTTCACACAACCTGTAGTTTATGAGTTCCAAGATTTGGATTTACCTACCTTATTAATCATTGGGACTCGAGATAGAACTGCTATCGGAAAAGACAGGGTCAAGGATCCTGAGATTCAAAATAAGATGGGTCAATATCAAATTTTGGGTAAAGAGACTCAAAAGAAAATAAAAGGCTCTGAATTGGTAGAGTTGGATAATGTAGGTCATCTTCCTCATATCGAGGTGTTCGAAAGGTTTATACAACCCTTATTGAAGTTTTTGGCCAAATAA
- a CDS encoding dienelactone hydrolase family protein, giving the protein MKTQAILVLMSILLGNMVIAQELKEVNYKDGNQELKGMVTNNSGQNLPGVLILPAWKGIDQEAKDAAIALEKQGYIAFIADIYGVGNTPTDNAGSSKLSSQYKKDYKSYQGRIQAALDELKKSGATKIAVIGYCFGGTGALEAARGGLPVEGVVCIHGGLAKAADRPNVEIKSKVLVEHPADDASVKPEDYDGLVKELNEGKADWQIITYANSKHTFTNPESADYNPVMAKRAWNHTLMFLDEILK; this is encoded by the coding sequence ATGAAAACACAGGCTATTCTAGTTTTAATGAGCATCCTATTGGGAAATATGGTTATTGCTCAGGAATTGAAAGAGGTGAACTATAAAGATGGTAACCAAGAATTGAAGGGGATGGTTACCAATAATTCAGGTCAAAATTTACCTGGCGTATTGATACTTCCAGCTTGGAAAGGAATCGATCAAGAGGCAAAAGATGCCGCGATTGCTTTGGAGAAGCAAGGTTATATCGCATTTATAGCTGACATATATGGTGTTGGCAACACACCAACTGACAATGCTGGATCTTCAAAATTATCTTCTCAATACAAGAAGGATTATAAATCTTACCAAGGAAGAATCCAAGCTGCTTTAGATGAACTGAAAAAATCAGGTGCTACCAAGATAGCGGTTATTGGTTATTGTTTTGGAGGAACTGGTGCCTTGGAAGCTGCAAGGGGAGGTTTGCCTGTTGAAGGTGTTGTATGTATTCATGGAGGTTTGGCAAAGGCTGCCGATCGTCCTAATGTTGAAATCAAGAGTAAAGTATTGGTAGAACATCCTGCTGATGACGCTTCGGTAAAGCCAGAAGATTATGATGGACTGGTTAAAGAATTGAACGAGGGAAAGGCAGATTGGCAGATCATCACCTATGCAAATTCTAAGCATACTTTTACAAATCCTGAGTCAGCAGATTACAATCCAGTAATGGCGAAACGCGCATGGAACCATACGCTTATGTTTTTAGATGAAATACTAAAATAA
- a CDS encoding SusC/RagA family TonB-linked outer membrane protein, with protein sequence MEGLVCFLASVPPPHLPIWPKMQQTYASYWQEQITVRGTVKDISSGQPLAGVTVTVKGTNQATTTDDQGNYELEGVPGSATLVFSSIGMESREVAVSNQTTVNMELTATSDNIDEVVVVGYGTQKKATVTGAVSAVKGDELKKSPAVNLSNTIAGRIAGVTAVNRSGEPGEDGSGIRIRGSNTLGDSSPLIVIDGVPARAGGFERLNPADIENISVLKDASAAIYGARAANGVVLVTTKRGKTGKPTLSYTFNQGFSQPTVIPKLADASQYAELRNELEIYKLPVEEWQAATDAFLNTGSYTKPNGDILSAPFTQEDIQKFADGSDPWGHPNTDWYKETLKNWSPQAKHNLQLDGGSEDFRYLMSLGYLNQDGYYKNSANGYKQYDIRLNLDANVNKYVKLQFGMMGRQEDRSFPTKSAGTIFRMTMRGNPTMPAYWPNGMPGPDIENGENPVVISTDASGYDRNKRYYFQTNGQIDIQIPGVEGLKVTGTAAVDKYIRNNKKMGNTLVPVFMAKQ encoded by the coding sequence TTGGAGGGATTAGTATGCTTCTTGGCATCAGTTCCACCACCGCATTTGCCCATTTGGCCAAAGATGCAACAAACCTATGCATCGTATTGGCAAGAACAAATTACCGTTCGCGGAACAGTTAAAGACATTTCATCTGGTCAACCCTTGGCTGGAGTAACTGTTACTGTGAAAGGTACTAACCAAGCAACTACCACCGATGACCAAGGAAATTATGAACTGGAAGGAGTTCCAGGTTCTGCTACCTTAGTTTTTTCATCGATCGGGATGGAAAGTCGGGAAGTTGCAGTTTCCAACCAAACAACCGTTAATATGGAGCTGACTGCAACGTCAGACAATATTGATGAAGTTGTTGTTGTTGGTTATGGTACGCAGAAGAAAGCAACCGTTACGGGTGCTGTATCTGCAGTAAAAGGGGATGAACTTAAGAAATCTCCTGCTGTCAATTTATCCAATACTATTGCTGGTCGTATAGCAGGGGTTACTGCTGTAAACCGCAGTGGTGAGCCTGGTGAGGATGGATCAGGTATTCGTATCCGTGGATCGAACACTCTGGGTGACTCATCACCACTGATCGTAATCGATGGAGTTCCAGCTCGGGCCGGCGGTTTCGAACGTCTGAATCCTGCAGATATCGAAAACATCTCCGTATTAAAAGATGCATCTGCAGCAATTTACGGTGCCCGTGCAGCAAATGGGGTGGTCCTGGTAACTACCAAACGCGGTAAAACTGGAAAACCAACCCTTTCTTACACCTTTAATCAAGGTTTTTCCCAGCCAACTGTTATTCCTAAATTAGCAGATGCAAGTCAATACGCAGAACTGCGGAATGAACTGGAAATTTATAAATTACCAGTGGAAGAATGGCAAGCAGCTACTGATGCATTCTTGAATACTGGATCTTACACCAAACCAAACGGTGATATTCTGAGTGCTCCATTTACCCAAGAAGATATCCAAAAATTTGCTGATGGATCAGATCCTTGGGGTCATCCCAACACCGATTGGTACAAGGAAACTCTAAAAAATTGGTCTCCACAAGCGAAACATAATCTTCAATTGGATGGAGGCTCTGAAGACTTCCGATATTTGATGTCATTGGGATATCTAAATCAAGATGGATATTATAAGAATTCTGCGAATGGATATAAGCAATATGATATCCGCTTAAATTTAGATGCCAACGTTAACAAATATGTCAAGTTACAATTTGGCATGATGGGAAGGCAGGAGGACAGAAGTTTTCCTACGAAATCGGCTGGAACTATTTTCCGTATGACGATGCGCGGTAACCCTACCATGCCAGCTTATTGGCCGAATGGAATGCCAGGACCTGATATTGAGAACGGTGAAAACCCTGTTGTCATCTCCACAGATGCTTCTGGGTACGATCGTAATAAACGGTACTACTTCCAAACCAATGGACAGATCGATATCCAAATTCCAGGTGTCGAAGGGCTGAAAGTAACAGGTACAGCTGCCGTAGATAAATATATTAGAAACAATAAAAAAATGGGAAACACCTTGGTTCCTGTATTCATGGCAAAACAATGA
- a CDS encoding SusC/RagA family TonB-linked outer membrane protein yields MYSWQNNEYEADGVTPKLSEAKRGPADPRLTQSNEDQLNVLLGAVVNYDKVIGDHTFNILAGVNRETIRNDNFSAFRRFFISNDIDYMFAGGDAEKDNGGAAWERARLNYFGRANYNYKGKYIAELLWRVDGSYMFPKDTRYGFFPGAMLGWVVSEEDFWKDNVPFVNYFKIRASYGQMGNDNVYYNDELQEYQYFSTYGFGTYIINDAMVKSLMESRVPNKFITWEVANNYNLGFDFQFMDGKFNAEIDLFKNSRESILWQRNASIPQSTGMSLPAENIGKVDNSGFDVSLGYRETFGELGFNVAINGGYAKNKIIFWDEAPGAPEWQKSTGRAINAGLYYNYAGVFRDQAEIDANTIDYSDITGNLRPGDMKYEDYDGDGKITPNDRVRRDMNNVPTFQGGINFGFNYKNFDLAILFQGATGAEQRVGTDESGAIGNFLLDFYENRWTLDNPSSEYPRITDRSDQYYSNNNTYWLRSSNYLRLKNVELGYNFSTTWLEKTGISSARIFLSGQNLLTWSKNKVLDPESSNALGHYYPQARIINSGIMVSF; encoded by the coding sequence CTGTATTCATGGCAAAACAATGAATATGAGGCAGATGGTGTTACACCAAAATTATCAGAAGCGAAAAGGGGGCCTGCAGATCCTCGTTTGACGCAAAGTAATGAAGATCAATTAAATGTCTTATTAGGTGCGGTTGTAAATTATGATAAAGTAATCGGTGACCATACATTCAACATCCTTGCTGGTGTGAACCGAGAAACCATTCGTAATGACAATTTTTCAGCTTTTCGTAGATTCTTTATTTCTAATGATATCGATTATATGTTTGCTGGGGGAGATGCTGAAAAAGACAATGGTGGGGCAGCATGGGAGCGAGCGCGTTTAAATTATTTTGGTCGTGCGAACTACAATTACAAAGGTAAATATATCGCAGAATTATTATGGCGTGTGGACGGTTCTTATATGTTTCCAAAGGATACTCGCTATGGGTTCTTCCCAGGAGCCATGTTAGGATGGGTGGTTTCAGAAGAAGATTTCTGGAAAGACAACGTACCATTTGTAAACTATTTCAAAATACGTGCATCATATGGACAGATGGGTAATGATAATGTTTACTATAATGATGAGTTGCAAGAGTATCAGTATTTCTCCACTTATGGATTTGGTACCTACATAATCAATGATGCCATGGTAAAATCTTTAATGGAGAGTCGTGTTCCAAATAAATTCATTACTTGGGAAGTTGCCAATAACTATAACTTAGGTTTTGATTTTCAGTTTATGGATGGCAAGTTCAATGCTGAAATCGACTTATTCAAGAATAGTCGCGAAAGTATCTTGTGGCAAAGAAATGCTTCTATTCCACAAAGTACCGGTATGAGCTTACCAGCAGAGAACATTGGTAAAGTAGATAATTCAGGATTTGATGTAAGCTTGGGTTACCGCGAAACATTTGGTGAATTAGGATTCAATGTTGCGATTAATGGGGGTTATGCTAAGAACAAAATCATCTTTTGGGATGAGGCACCAGGTGCTCCAGAATGGCAAAAAAGTACAGGCAGAGCAATAAATGCAGGCTTGTATTATAACTATGCTGGAGTTTTTAGAGATCAGGCAGAAATCGATGCTAATACGATAGATTACTCTGACATTACTGGAAATCTTCGTCCGGGAGACATGAAATATGAAGACTATGATGGAGATGGTAAGATTACGCCTAATGATCGTGTACGTAGAGATATGAATAATGTACCTACATTCCAAGGAGGTATTAATTTTGGTTTTAATTACAAGAATTTTGATTTAGCAATCCTGTTTCAAGGAGCCACAGGAGCGGAACAACGAGTAGGTACGGACGAGTCAGGTGCTATAGGTAACTTCTTGTTGGATTTCTATGAGAATAGATGGACTCTTGATAATCCAAGCAGTGAGTATCCGCGAATTACAGACCGTAGTGATCAATATTACTCCAATAATAATACGTATTGGTTGAGAAGCTCCAATTATTTGCGTTTAAAAAATGTGGAGTTAGGTTATAATTTTTCCACTACATGGTTGGAAAAAACAGGTATCTCCAGTGCTCGTATTTTCTTGAGCGGACAAAACTTACTTACATGGAGCAAGAATAAAGTATTGGATCCTGAATCAAGCAATGCTTTGGGACATTATTATCCACAAGCAAGAATTATCAATTCAGGCATAATGGTTTCCTTTTAA